The genomic stretch GTCGACAAGCCAACAAGAAGTGATAGCAAGTGGCGAACTGTCTAGCTGGGAACAGCTTGATGAGTTAACGCCTTACGCTGAAAAGCGCAGCTGTATCGCTTTATTGCCGGGAAATGAATGCTTAATTAAGCGTGTTGAGATCCCGAAAGGTGCTGCACGCCAGTTCGATTCTATGCTGCCGTTTTTATTAGAAGACGAAGTTGCACAAGATATCGAAGACTTACACCTGACTATTTTAGATAAAGACGCCACTCATGCGACCGTGTGTGGTGTTGAACGTGAATGGTTAAAACAAGCTTTAGAACAGTTCCGCGAAGCCAATATTGTCTTCCGTAAGGTGCTGCCAGATACACTAGCTGTACCTTTTGAAGAACAAGGTATCAGTGCGTTGCAGATAGACCAGCATTGGCTATTGCGCCAAGGCAACTATCAGGCGGTATCAATCAGTGAAGCGTGGCTCCCAATGTTTTTGCAAAGTGATTGGGTTGTCGTTGATGATGAAGAAAAGCCTGCGACGATCTTCAGTTACACCTCAATGCCGAGCGACGACGTTCAGCAGCAAAGTGGAGTGGAATGGCAAGCTAAGCCTGCTGAGTTGGTGATGTCTCTAATGAGCCAACAAGCGATCACAAGCAGCGTGAATTTACTGACTGGCACCTTTAAAACCAAATCTTCATTCAGTAAATATTGGCGTGTTTGGCAGAAAGTGGCGATTGCGGCTTGTTTGCTGGTGGCGGTGATTGTGACTCAACAGGTGTTGAAGGTTCAGCAATATGAAGCGCAAGCCGAAGCTTACAGAATGGAAAGTGAGCGCATCTTCAGAACTGTATTGCCAGGTAAACAGCGTATTCCAACGGTGAGCTACCTTAAGCGTCAGATGAACGATGAAGCCAAGAAGTATGGAGGTTCAGGCGATGGTGACTCCTTACTTGGATGGCTAGCCTTGTTGCCAGAAACTTTAGGGCAAGTGAAATCGATTGAAGTCGAAAGCATTCGCTACGATGGCAACCGTTCAGAGGTTCGACTGCAGGCTAAAAGTTCTGACTTCCAACATTTTGAGACCGCGAGAGTGAAGCTCGAAGAGAAGTTTACCGTTGAGCAAGGGCCATTGAATCGTAATGGCGATGCTGTGTTTGGCAGCTTTACTCTTAAACCCCGTCAGTAACCTGCGCAAGGAGATCAGTGATGAGAAATATGATTGAACCACTCCAAGCGTGGTGGACTTCAATAAGTCAAAGGGAGCAGCGATTAGTTGTCGGCTGTTCAATTTTATTGGTGGTAGGTGTGGTTTATTGGGGGCTAATACAGCCACTCAGTCAGCGAGCTGAACTCGCGCAAAGCCGCATTCAGAGCGAGAAGCAACTGCTGGCTTGGGTAACCAACAAAGCCAATGAAGTGGTTGAACTACGAGGCAGTGGCGGCATCAGTGCTAGTCAGCCTTTGAACCAATCCGTACCTGCTTCTATGCGTCGCTTTAAGATTGAGTTAATTCGTGTACAGCCACGTGGCGAGATGCTGCAAGTATGGGTTAAACCTGTACCCTTTAATCAGTTCGTAGATTGGCTAACATACCTGAAAGAAAAGCAGGGTGTTGAGGTTGAGTTCATGGACATTGATCGTTCTGATAGCCTTGGGGTTATTGACGTCAACCGACTACAGTTTAAACGAGGTTAATGTGAAACGCGGTTTATCTTTGAAGCTAGGTCTGCTCTTTGGTGGCATCTTTATTGTCTTTTTCTCGGTTAGCCTGTTACTGCACTTACCGGCCTCATTTGCTCTCAAGCATGCACCTGTTGTTCGTGGATTGAATCTTGAAGGTGTTGAAGGGACGGTTTGGCAAGGTCGTGCCAACAATGTCGTGTGGCAGCGTGTTAATTACGGCTCAGTACAGTGGGACTTCCAGTTCTCTAAACTGTTCCAAGCAAAAGCTGAGCTAGCGGTTCGTTTTGGTCGCAATAGTGACATGAACTTGTCAGGAAAAGGGCGTGTTGGGTACAGCATGAGTGGCGCGTATGCGGAAAACTTAGTGGCATCAATGCCTGCTGCGAACGTGATGAAATATGCCCCAGCCATTCCAGTACCTGTTTCGATTGGTGGACAAGTTGAACTGACAATCAAACATGCGGTTCACGCTCAACCTTGGTGTCAGTCGGGCGAAGGTACGCTTGCTTGGTCTGGTGCTGCCGTTGACTCTCCGGTGGGTTCATTAGACCTAGGTCCTGTAATTGCCGACATTACCTGTGAAGACAATACTATTGCAGCCAAAGGTACTCAGAAGAGTGACCAAGTAGATAGTGAGTTTTCTGCGAGTGTTACGCCTAATCAAAGCTACACCTCAGCAGCATGGTTTAAACCGGGGGCTGAGTTCCCGCCAGCAATGCAGAGTCAGCTTAAGTGGCTAGGTAACCCAGATAGCCAAGGTAAGTACCAGTTTAGCTATCAAGGGCGTTTCTAGCCCAGTATCTGCTTCTTAGCTAGTATCCGCTGGTTATCCAATATCGAGAGATAAAAAATGGGCACCTCACTGAGGTGCCCATTTTATTTGAACATCAGATTGTTATGAGACTAAGTGGTTTTAGTCTTTACCCTGTAATATCTCTGCCCAAGGCAAGTCCGCGTCACCAAGCACAATGAAATTCGGGTTCTCAAGGGTCTCTCTTTCGTTGTAAGAGAGCGGTTCTAGTTGAGTACTCAAGATACGACCGCCAGCTTCCTCAACAATGCACTGGGTTGCTGCGGTATCCCACTCGCCGGTAGGTCCAAGGCGCAAGTAACAATCGACAGCGCCTTCCGCGACTAAACAGGCTTTCAGTGCGGCAGAGCCAAGAGGCACCAAATCATAGTTCCAAGCAGAACTCATGCGGCTCGTGATACGGTTGATATCTTGGCGGCGGCTGATCGCCATTGCGATGGATTGGTTTGGCAACTCGTGACGGTGCGTTTTGATTTTAACGCTGTCATTAAGGTCTGGGATCTTCCAAGCCCCTTTGCCGCTGTAAGCGTAATAGCTCACACCAGAAACAGGCGCATACACCACACCCATTACCGGCTTGTTATGTTCGATTAGGGCGATAATTGTCGCAAAATCACCACTTCTTGCAATGAACTCCTGCGTTCCATCTAATGGATCTACCAACCAGTAACGATCCCATTGCGCGCGTTTTTCTAGGCTAATGTCAGCGGCTTCTTCCGACAACACCGGGATATCTGGCGTGAGCTCACTGAGCTTTTTCGAGATCAGCTTATGCGCTGCCAGATCGGCACTGGTGACTGGTGTGTCGTCACTCTTGGTGAACTCTTCGTAATCTTTCTTTTCGTAGATCTCTAAGATGAGTTGGCCTGCAGAGCGAGCAACCTCAATCACAGAGGGTAGGAGATGAGACAAATCTTTTGTTGTTGGCATAAATATTCTCTTACTCTTCGAGTGCGCTTATGGCTTTAATTATTATTGAGTGATCGAAGGGTCAATAGTAGGGCGGTAATACTGCGAGCCTCACAGAAGTCGAGATGCGTTAATAGCTCTTCGGCTTGAGCAAGCGGCCAGCGCACAATGTCCAGTGGTTCAGGTTCATCACCTTCTAGCTTCTCTGGGTAGAGGTCTTCTGCTATAAACAGCGTCATTTTGCTAGAAAAGTAAGAGGGAGCGAGGATCACTTCCTTTAGTGGAGTAAGCTTGTTGGCACCAAAGCCAATCTCTTCCTTGAGTTCACGAACCGCGGCTTCACTCGGTTGTTCGCCTGGATCAATCAGTCCTTTCGGAAAGCCGAGCTCATAGCGTTCAGTACCCGCTGCGTATTCACGCACTAATAGAATATCGCCCTGTTCAGTAATCGGAACCATCATTACTGCGTTGCGCCCGCTGGGCTTCATGCGTTCGTAAGTGCGCTCTTCACCGTTTGAAAAGCGTAAGTCGAGAGACTCGATAGAGAATAGTTTTGATTGAGCGACAGTTTGCTGAGCCAAAATTTCTGGCTTGGTCCTTTTTGTCATTGCGCTCGCTCCTTAGCTCATTGGAATTCTTTCTTATAAAGTCATTCTAATATAGGGGAAATGACGTTGAGTTCCTAGATCCGAGTTTTCATATCCGAGAATTATTGAAGCAGGAACCGATTGCGATCACTTGAATACCTTACTCAAGATGGTAACGAGGCGAGAATATTGGCGACTAGCATAAGGAATACAAGAACATAGGAAGCCTAGATTAAAGTGTGTATGCTCAGTCCGAAAACAAAAAAGGTTGATGCTTGCGCATCAACCTTTTAAATAACGACTAACACTAAATTAGTGATTAGTAGTAAGAGTGCTCACCACGATCGTGCTCAGTTGCATCACGAACAGCAGTCAGTTCACCTTCGAACTGTTGAAGAAGTTCTTTTTCGATGCCTTCTTTTAGAGTCACATCAACCATAGAACAACCGTTACAACCGCCGCCGAATGCTACGATAGCAGCACCGTCTTCAGTGATTTCTACTAAGCTAACGTGACCGCCGTGACCAGCAAGTTGTGGGTTAACTTGTGTTTGAATTGCGTACTCAACACGTTCTAGAAGCGGCGCATCGTCCGATACTTTACGCATCTTAGCGTTTGGTGCTTTAAGTGTTAGTTGAGAGCCCATTTTATCTGTAACGAAGTCAATTTCAGCTTCGTCTAGGAACGGTAGGCTTAGCTCATCTACGTACGCAGAGAAAGCTTCGAACTTAAGCTCTGTATCAGATGCTTCAATCGCATCTGTTGGGCAGTAAGAAACACCACACTCAGCGTTTTGTGTACCTGGGTTTACCACGAACACACGAATGTTTGTACCTTCAGGCTGCTGTGACAGCAGATTGGCAAAATGAGTTTGAGCTGTTTCTGTAATAGTAATATTTGACACGACGAATACCTGAGTAAATTTGTAGGCTATTAGCGCCATTCTACTCCTGTCAGATTTGTAATTCAGCCCTTTTTTGTTGGATTGCTGTACAAGTAGCGACTCACACCAGTTATCCAGAGGGCTCAGGAGTGCGGCAGATGCAGTAAATATCAATCCTTTTCACCCCTACTTCAAGTAGTAATTGGCATAATTGATACACAGTACTGCCTGTGGTTACAACATCATCAATTATCGCGACGTGCGAATAATCCGTCGCTGAAAAGTTTAAATTTTTCAGAACGAAAGCGCCCTTTAGATTACTTTTTCTTGCCGGCTTGGTGAGCCCTTGTTGGGAAATCGTTGAGCGGGTTCGTCTAAATAAAACGGCATTTTTGATGTTGAGCTCGTGAGCGGTGTAACGCGCCAATAACTCACTCTGATTAAAGCCACGATGAATGTACCTTTGCCAATGCAGTGGGACACTCGTCAGCAACGATGCGGGCTCTTCAATCCGTGACGCTAATAACTTCGACAAGTCGCGAGCAAACCAGAACTTATCTGCGTACTTCATTTGATGAATATAACCAGCGGTTGGAAAGGTGTAATCGCCGACACAATAGAGGCGATGCCAAGGTGGTGGCTTTGATAAGCACTCACCACACTGCTCAACGGTGGTGACGGTTTTTAAGCCACATCGTTGGCAGCGAGGTACTGGCTCAAAGAGTTTGAGACAAGAATTGCACCATCGAGGATGTGTATCATTAGGGCATTTATCTAGCTTACACAGGTGGCATTGAGGTGTGACCAGACGTGGTGTGTGTTTTTGTAGCCAATCGGATAACATAGCTCGTGATGCTTTTGGGTTATGGTGTTCCTTTTGCTCACCATACTGAAAAGCGCAGTTTATCGCTGATGGAAAAAGTAGGGAATATTGAGAATGAGTGACGCGTTGTATTGGCATGTTTCAGGGCAAGGACCCGATTTGGTATTGGTTCATGGTTGGGGAATGAACGGTGCGGTATGGCAGCAAACCGTTAATGCATTAGAGGCCGATTTCCGCGTACACGTTGTCGATTTGCCAGGGTACGGACACAGTTCTCACTGCCACGCTCAAGATCTTGAAGAGATAGCTCAACAGCTGTTGGCCGAGGCGCCAAAGCAGGCGATTTGGGTCGGTTGGTCACTCGGTGGCTTGGTTGCGACACACATGGCGATCCATCATTCAGACTACGTGAGCAAACTGGTGACGGTTGCGAGTTCGCCGAAATTTACTGCCGAAAAAGAGCCTGTATTATGGCGAGGTATTCAGCCCAACGTATTAACCGCATTCACCGAACAGCTGGTGGAAGATTTCCAAACCACCATCGAACGCTTTATGGCATTGCAAGCCATGGGCAGCCCATCAGCAAGGCAAGATGTAAAACAGCTCAAGCAAGCGGTGTTGTCTCGCCCGCTACCCAATCCTGATTCATTATTGGCTGGTTTAAAGATGCTGTCTGATGTTGACCTACGTGAACAGCTACCTGAGATCTCAGTGCCTATGCTTCGCTTGTATGGCCGATTAGATGGACTCGTGCCAATTAAGGTCGCTAAAGATCTGGGCAATGCTCTGCCTCATACTGAGCAATACATTTTCACTCAGTCTTCACATGCACCGTTTATGACCGAAGCGGATGCCTTTTGCAGTGAGCTTGTCAGCTTCGCACAAAAATAATTGCTAAATATATATCCGGCTTGGTCGATATATAAGCTAATACCAATCACAGTAAGTAAGTGTTCAACAATAGCGTAGGAAAAAGGCTTGAGAACAAGGCAGAGTTTTTCGATAAGTAGTTATTCTACAATCAAAAAATCTAACGCCGTTATCGAGCATTTTAACAAGCTAGGATGATCAGTTATTTACTACGATTGGTATAACACCAACGTGTTGCATGATACTCAGACCTAACTCTCTCCAGAGCTGATTGCGGTAAGTTGGGCTATGCCTGTTGTGCGTTCTCGGTACAACAGTGCTATGGCAATAGTGATGGGCGATTCTTGAGGAGAGTTCGCGATGATTGTGTCACCTGCAACTGCAGTGAGTGTGCCACTAATCGCCCCGTCCGTTAATGTGCAAACAGAGCAAGTTGCGCGTGATAATAGAGTCCGAGAGCCTGTTGCTCCCGCAGTAGCATTGGCGAGAACCAATGCAGAGCGTAAGGTAAAATCAGACGATAAACGAAGGCAGCAGTCGGCTTGGGATCCTTCAGACCATCCAGGTTATGAAATGGAGAACGAGTCAGAGGCCAATTCGGTTAGCCAAGAAGAGCCACAAGACCCTTTTGATAGGCTGTTCAGCTTATTGGCACTGAAAACATACAGTGCTGATCAAGGCAAAGGCTATACCATGCGTTTCCGCCTGCCAAAGCATGTTTTAGATGCGGCGATTCAGGAAGGACAGATGGAGAAACGACGTAAGGTCATAAAGTATCATTATGGTCATGCTGTTGCGCCTCATGCTCCGTCAGAGATGTTAGTCGTATTATGATTATACTCTTCATACTTGAAGCCGCAGCGTTGTTAACTGCGTAAGTTCACCCTAATCACATAGAACCCCTATGCTCATAGGGCTGAACTTACTTGTTGCCTAGCTGCAGCTACAATTATTTTGAGTATAAAGACGAAGGATACAACCAAGCTTCGATGTCTTTTTTGAACACATAATAAAAAAAACCTGCATACCCTAAGGGATGCAGGTTTTCTGTTTTAAGCTAATCCGCTTTTTAGATGAGCTAACGGATTATTTTTTCGCTTTTGCAAAAGCAGCGGCAAATGCACCACCCATCGCGGCATTTTGTTGTGGCTCCTCACGACGGCGTTGACCACCTTGCGAGTTTTGATTCGAGCGGTTTTGTGTGCGAGGTGCACTTGAACGTTGAGCACGGTTGTCTTGTCCCGGTTCGTCCTTCATACGCATGCTTAGTGCAATACGTTTACGCTGAACATCCACTTCCATCACCTTCACTTTCACGATGTCGCCCGCTTTCACCACTTCACGTGGGTCAGAAACAAAGCGATCGGTCAGCGCTGAAATGTGCACTAAGCCATCTTGGTGAACACCAATATCAACGAAGGCACCAAAGTTGGCCACGTTCGACACCACACCTTCTAGAATCATGCCCGGCTCTAGATCTGAAACGCAGTTTACGCCATCAGCGAAGGTTGCAGTCTTGAACTCAGGGCGAGGGTCGCGTCCTGGCTTATCCAGCTCCTTGATGATGTCTGTAACTGTAGGTACACCAAAGCTTTCATTGGTGTAATCAACCGCGTGCAAACCACGTAAGAAGTCGGTATTACCTACCAGAGATTTGATGTCTTTTTGGTTTTTCTCAGCGATGGTTTTCACCACAGGGTAAGCTTCCGGGTGAACCGATGATGCATCTAACGGGTTCTTACCATCCATAATACGTAGGAAACCAGCACACTGTTCAAAGGCTTTTGGCCCCAAGCGAGCGACTTTCTTCAGCGTAGTACGAGCTTCGAAGCGACCATTCTCATCACGGAAGTCCACGATGTTCTGAGCGATGGTGCTAGAAAGACCCGCTACGCGAGTAAGTAGCGCGGCAGACGCGGTATTCACATCAACACCCACGGCGTTTACACAGTCTTCGACAATCGCATCTAGGCGCTTAGCAAGCATGGTTTGGCTAACGTCATGTTGATATTGGCCCACACCGATCGATTTAGGGTCAATCTTCACAAGCTCCGCCAATGGATCTTGTAGACGACGAGCGATGGATACCGCACCACGAATCGATACGTCCATGTTCGGGAATTCTTTCGCCGCCAACTCAGACGCTGAATAAACGGAAGCACCTGCTTCGCTAACAATAATTTTTTGTGCTTTTAGGTTGCCGCGTTTAATTACGTCAGCCACAAAGCTATCGGTTTCGCGTGAAGCCGTACCATTACCAATCGCAATTAGGTCGACATTGAACTGACGAACCATCTGCTCAACAACGTGTGCTGATTTGTCGTATTGCTTTTGTGGTGGGTGAGGGTAAATCGTTTCTGTCGCGAGAACTTTACCTGTTGAATCCACCACCGCGATTTTTGAACCGGTACGTAAACCTGGATCTAAGCCCAACGTTGCACGAGGGCCAGCAGGTGCAGCCATGAGCAGGTCTTTAAGGTTGGTCGCGAATACTTCAATCGCTTCGATTTCAGCACGCTCTTTCATTGCGCCCATTAACTCGGTTTCCATGTGCATAGAAACCTTGATGCGCCATGCCCAGCTGATCACTTGCTTGCGCCATGCATCTGCTGGTGCGCTGCTTAGGGTAATGCCGTAATGATCAGAGATGATGTTCTCGCAGTAAGAACCACGTACACCTTCTTCTTGTTCAGGGTCTGCGTTCATCGCCAGTGTTAGGAAGCCTTCATTGCGGCCACGCAGCATGGCAAGCGCACGGTGTGATGGCACTTTGCTCAGAGCTTCGTTGTGCTCGAAGTAGTCTTTGAACTTCTCACCTTCGTTCTCTTTGCCAGCCACAACACGAGCACTAAGCTCTGCATTACGGTTTAGGTGTTGGCGAATCTTTTCAAGTAGATTTGCGTCTTCCGCAATGCGCTCCATGATGATCGCACGTGCGCCATCGAGTGCTGCTTTGGTATCGGCAATGCCTTTGTCGTTGCTAACAAAGTTGGCTGCTTCGGTTTCAGGATCGTGCTGTGGTTCAGTCCATAGCGTATCGGCCAGTGGCTCTAGGCCTGCTTCAATTGCGATCTGACCTTTGGTGCGGCGCTTTGGTTTGTATGGCAGGTATAAATCTTCTAGGCGAGTCTTGCTGTCAGCCTGAGTGATATCACGCTCGAGTTCTGGCGTGAGTTTCCCTTGGTCTTGAATCGACTTAAGAATCGTTTGGCGGCGATCATCAAGTTCGCGAAGGTAAGAAAGGCGACTATCAAGGTTACGTAGTTGGGTATCGTCTAAGCCACCCGTGACCTCTTTACGGTAGCGGGCAATAAAGGGAACGGTGTTACCGTCGTCAATTAGGTTTACTGCGGCGGTGACTTGCTCTGAACGAACATTCAGTTCTTCAGCAATCAGTCGACAGATAGCTTGGCTCATCCGATGAATCTCTTATTTAATATCGTGATAAATACATGGGGGTGAGCGTACGCTTTTTCTAGCTTTGGCTGTGTAATTATCCTGTCAGAAGTCGAATTTCCGTTTGTGATACCCACTTTGTGCGAGATCTCTTACAAGTGATGTGCGACTAAGTCACTTTAAACCGATGAAATCTTCCTAAAATTAACTTAAGTAATTGATTTAATTGTGCTGATTGTTTGAGGGCATATTTCTCACCTGAAATGTTTTTTGGGACTATCTAGGAAATAGCGCCATTTCCCGTAATATTTAACTTGTCGACAGGGAGTTGGCAGGAACAGGAAAAAGCCTAATGGACTAGGTATCTTTAGGATGAAGATTTGATTACTTAGGATGAGTGGTCAGCAAGGAAGTGATAATCTCTGGATGAGATTCGCCAGTCAGGATGACAGGCTAGAATGGACACCGCTAGGATGGCGATGAACAAAAAGGAAATTGGTTAAAGGATTTAGCCACTATCAAGGAAAGATGCAGGGAGCACCTTATCTCGAAGAGATAAACAGTAGCCGGATTGCTGCGATAGAGACTTAACCCCGCTAGGCGAAAGCCTTGCGGGGTTTTCTTTTATCTGGCGTTTGTAATGTCAGGCGAGGCCTTTTTCGCTACCTGCAAATCCGATAGACATTAGCTTTCTGCGTAGCGAATCGAGTTAACGAACCACTCTTTTTCGCCTTCTGGGGTTCTTACCGTAAATTCGTCATCCACTTCTTTCTTCAGCAGCGCACGTGCCATCGGCGAATCGATAGACACGTAGTTTTTTACGCCGCCATAGATCTCATCAGGGCCAACAATGCGGAATGTCTTTGTGTCGCCGTCGTCATTTTCGATCTCGACCCAAGCTCCGAAGAACACCTTGCCTTCTTGTTGTGGTGAGTAATCCACAACCTTTACTTGATCAAGACGTTTTCTTAGATAGCGAACGCGGCGGTCGATCTCTCGAAGGCGTTTTTTGTTGTACTGATATTAGTTCTACTCTTAAGAACGTACTAATAGCTGCAATACTACTTCTAACTATCTGATATTAAGCCGGCCTGCTTTATAGTTGAGTCATTTGAATTAGTAAGAACCATCAACTATATACTAAGTAGTATATTAAGATTTCCTTAGTATTTGAGGTGGCTGATGAACTATGACAAGAGTTGGTCTGGGTGGCATGACTATTTAGAACAAACGAAGAAATGAGCTTCGTAATAAAGCGTGGAGTGAACTACATAGCTGGTACAGGCCGGCTCTCGTTTCGCTTTCCAGCGCTTTTTACTGAAAATGGCTTGCTGATTTCTCACTTGAGATTTTTGCACGAGAATCGCTACAAATCTCAGTCGTGGCTAGAGCGCAATACCTTCGCTGTAGAGCTTCTTTTAAAGTACATAGAGCGCCAATTATCAAGCTTCTCATCGGCTACAGATCTGCTAAGAGCTTTTGTTGAAGCGTTACAGTTTGGAACGATTCAAGATGGGCAAGATAACTCGGGTTTGTTCTGGTCTCCTCGAAGAAGTGAAGATGTGAATGTTCTTCTTCGTCATATCACTGATTACTGCGACTACTTAGACACAATCCATGGTACTGATTTACCGAAGCTAAATCCCTTGAGGAAAGCCAATTATGCAGAAGAACGCTTGCAGTGGTGTGCTTATTACAGAAGGCACAGTCGTAGCTTCCTGAATCACTTAGCTAAACCATCCCGACAGCAATTCTCAGTTGTTAGAAAGATTCGAGGACCTGAAAGGCGCCTAGTTGATATCGAAGCGGTATATCGCTTTCCAGAAGACCGAATTGAAGACTTACTGCTGCATGGGTTTGTTTCTGCTTCAGGAGAACCGGATTATGGTAGTCAGTTAATCGTAATGTTGATGCATTTTGGTGGGCTACGATTGTCAGAGTGCTTTCATATATATACCGATGATATATCTATAGAACCACAGTCAGGTGCAGGTATTGTATCGGTTTTCCATCCTAGTGATGGAAAGTCTCCAGATGAACGTTTCAGTAATCGAAGAGAATATTTAACTCATAAATACCGACTGAACCCGAGGAATGAGTATTCGAGAAACCATGGGCTCTACGCTGGCTGGAAAGGACCTTTGCTTACAAATCGCAACCTGTCCTTTGATGTCATGTTTTATCCCGCAAGTAAAGCCGTTGAGTTCACTCTGTTACTGCAAAAATACCTTGCGACTAGGCCTACTTCAGAATCTCCTTTCTTATTTGTTAATTCAAAAGGTCATCCAGAAAGTAAAAAAAATTTCAATCAAAAGCACAATAGAGCAATTCGAAGAATTGGACTCGAACCCTCCAAGTCACTAGGGACAACTCCGCACGCACATCGCCATTCTTATGGATACAGGTTAAGTAAGAATGATTTCTCTCAGCTAGAAATTCAAAAAGCGATGCATCATAAAAGCCCGGACAGTTGTTTGGTGTACTTAAAGCCTACGCATGAAGATGTTCGAGTTAAAATGAGAGGGCTACTGAATGAAACTTAATAGATATAAGACATTGTCGGAAGCTTCATTAGCGGCTAAAAAGCTAGGATTTAGCTCTCCAACTAAGTATAAATATTCTTACAAGCAAGATTCCCTGCTTCCAGCAACACCAGACAAATTTTATGTAAATGAGTGGATTAGTTGGTCCCATTTTTTGGGGATTCCCGAGAGAAAAAAACATTATGCCTCTATGCATGAAGCAATGAAGGCAGTTGCAAAGCTTAATTTGCAGAAAAGAGGTGAATATTATCTGCGCTACAAGGAAGATGATCGCCTACCATCAAACCCAAATA from Vibrio pomeroyi encodes the following:
- the gmtY gene encoding gamma-mobile-trio recombinase GmtY; this translates as MNYIAGTGRLSFRFPALFTENGLLISHLRFLHENRYKSQSWLERNTFAVELLLKYIERQLSSFSSATDLLRAFVEALQFGTIQDGQDNSGLFWSPRRSEDVNVLLRHITDYCDYLDTIHGTDLPKLNPLRKANYAEERLQWCAYYRRHSRSFLNHLAKPSRQQFSVVRKIRGPERRLVDIEAVYRFPEDRIEDLLLHGFVSASGEPDYGSQLIVMLMHFGGLRLSECFHIYTDDISIEPQSGAGIVSVFHPSDGKSPDERFSNRREYLTHKYRLNPRNEYSRNHGLYAGWKGPLLTNRNLSFDVMFYPASKAVEFTLLLQKYLATRPTSESPFLFVNSKGHPESKKNFNQKHNRAIRRIGLEPSKSLGTTPHAHRHSYGYRLSKNDFSQLEIQKAMHHKSPDSCLVYLKPTHEDVRVKMRGLLNET